One genomic window of Oryctolagus cuniculus chromosome 11, mOryCun1.1, whole genome shotgun sequence includes the following:
- the LOC100008810 gene encoding eppin precursor (The RefSeq protein has 1 substitution compared to this genomic sequence), which yields MRLSRLLPILLPLILLGGIQEAGLAEGFFIKTCPKIRVKCEVEERSECTRHRHCPDKMKCCLFNCGKKCLDLRKDVCSMPKETGPCLAFIPRWWYDKEREICTEFIYGGCNGNNNNFQTEAICLVICQDRESSHWIG from the exons ATGCGACTTTCCCGACTTCTGCCAATCCTGCTACCACTCATCCTCCTGGGAGGCATCCAGGAGGCTGGACTCGCTGAGGGATTCTTTATca AGACGTGTCCCAAAATCAGAGTGAAATGTGAAGTGGAAGAAAGGAGCGAATGCACGAGGCACAGGCATTGCCCGGACAAGATGAAGTGCTGCTTGTTCAACTGCGGGAAGAAATGCTTAGACCTCAGGAAAG ACGTGTGCAGTATGCCAAAGGAAACCGGCCCCTGCCTGGCCTTCATCCCCCGCTGGTGGtacaataaagaaagagaaatctgcacTGAATTCATCTACGGCGGCTGCAACGGGAACAATAACAACTTCCAGACGGAAGCCATCTGCCTGGTCATCTGTCAGGACCGGG AGTCTTCTCACTGGATAGGATAA
- the LOC100008810 gene encoding eppin isoform X1: MRLSRLLPILLPLILLGGIQEAGLAEGFFIKTCPKIRVKCEVEERSECTRHRHCPDKMKCCLFNCGKKCLDLRKDVCSMPKETGPCLAFIPRWWYNKEREICTEFIYGGCNGNNNNFQTEAICLVICQDRGECEGPRSPEPTATTQRQASWCWLVSSKPCWDWG; the protein is encoded by the exons ATGCGACTTTCCCGACTTCTGCCAATCCTGCTACCACTCATCCTCCTGGGAGGCATCCAGGAGGCTGGACTCGCTGAGGGATTCTTTATca AGACGTGTCCCAAAATCAGAGTGAAATGTGAAGTGGAAGAAAGGAGCGAATGCACGAGGCACAGGCATTGCCCGGACAAGATGAAGTGCTGCTTGTTCAACTGCGGGAAGAAATGCTTAGACCTCAGGAAAG ACGTGTGCAGTATGCCAAAGGAAACCGGCCCCTGCCTGGCCTTCATCCCCCGCTGGTGGtacaataaagaaagagaaatctgcacTGAATTCATCTACGGCGGCTGCAACGGGAACAATAACAACTTCCAGACGGAAGCCATCTGCCTGGTCATCTGTCAGGACCGGGGTGAGTGCGAGGGGCCGCGGTCCCCCGAGCCCACAGCGACCACACAGAGACAGGCGTCTTGGTGTTGGCTTGTCTCTTCCAAACCTTGCTGGGACTGGGGCTGA